From the Bradyrhizobium ontarionense genome, the window CGTGCCGACCATGAACGCCGATGCGGAGGAGACGCGACGATCGATGGCGCGCGTCGAGGCCATCGTTCAGGCCGAGGGGGCGCAGCTCTGGATCAACCACGACATCGTGCAGAACGCGACGATCGTACACGCGCCGTCCTACTTCGATTGAGTTCCGGCCAGTTCAGTTCGTCGCCGTCCGCGGCGGCTTCCCACTGAGCGCCACCGCCATCGCCGAGATCAGCGGCTTCATGAAATAGGCCTCGCCCGCGGGAATGATCGACGGCGCGAGGCCGTGGACGGCAAGCTCCTCGGTGACCACAGGCCCGACCGAGGCGATCGGCGTGCGCGCCAGTCCCTGGCGCAGGCGGTCTTCGACGCCATGTGCCTTGGCGACGTCGAACAGCCGCCGCGGCTGGCCCGAGCTCGTCAATGCAATGGCGTCGACCTTGCCTGCGATCATCTCGTCGATGGCGGTGAGGATGTTCGTATCCGCCGCCTTGGCGTCGTAGACATAAGGCAGGACGGGATCGACCTCGGCGCTGCCAGCGGTGATGGCGCCGATCAGCGCCGCGTGATCCTTGTCGGGGTAGAGCTGCAGGCCCAGCCGATGGCCCTTCAGGTCGTATCGGGCCAGCAGCTCGGCGACGCCTTCCGACGTCGGCTTCTCGGTCGTGACCTGCGGCTCGAGTCCAAGCTCGCGCAAGGCGCGACCGGGCTTGGGTCCGCGGGTGAATTTGCGCGCCTTACCGAGCGCGCTGATGAAATCCGCTTCGACGCCGATCCGTCGCACGACGGTCATCAGCCGCCGCAGGCCTTCGCCGGTCATCAGCACGAGATCGTCGCAAGGCCGCGCGATGAACCGGCGAATCCAGGCCTCGATCGGACCCGGGTCCGGTGCGTCCTGGATCGTGAACATCGGACATTGCAGCACGTCGGCGCCTTGCTCGGCAAGCAGCCGCGAGAACTGCGCTTCCTCGCGCGTTTCCAGGATCAGGATGCGGTTGCCGGTCAGCCTGTCAGCCATGGCGATGCTCGAAGGTTGAGAGTTGATGTTTTGTTCATCCTGCCCCCGCGCCGAGCGTTGGCGCAAGCGGGGCGAGGGTGATAGAGCAGGCGCAAACGGGCGCCAAGCCTGCCGCGCGTTCCTCCTCACCCATCCGTCCCGGTTGCATCATCGCCATGTCCGACCACCAATATGTCCTGACCCTGTCCTGCCCGGATCGTCCCGGGATCGTCTCGGCCGTCTCCACCTTCCTCGCCCATAACGGCCAGAACATTCTCGACGCCCAGCAGTTCGGCGATTTCGAGACGGGTCACTTCTTCATGCGCGTGGTGTTCACGGCCGCCGACCTCGCCGTCAACCTGCCGTCGCTGCAGACCGGTTTCACCGCGATCGCCGACCGGTTTGCGATGGATTGGCAGATGCGCGACCGCGCCGGCCAACGCCGCGTCATGCTGCTGGTGTCGAAGTTCGATCATTGCCTGGTCGACATTCTCTACCGCTGGCGCACCCGCGACCTGTCGATGATCCCGACCGCGATCGTCTCCAACCATCCGCGCGAGACCTATGCCGGGCTCGATTTCGGCGACATCCCGTTCCACCACATGCCGGTCACCAGGGACACCAAGCGCGAGCAGGAGCAGGCGGTCCTGAAGCTAGTCGACGACACCAAGACCGATCTCGTGGTGCTGGCGCGCTACATGCAGATCCTGTCCGACGAGATGTCGGCGAGCCTGTCCGGGCGCTGCATCAACATCCATCATTCGTTCCTGCCGGGCTTCAAGGGCGCCAAGCCCTACCACCAGGCCTATGAGCGCGGCGTCAAGCTGATCGGCGCCACCGCCCATTACGTCACGCGCGATCTCGACGAAGGCCCGATCATCGACCAGGACGTCGAGCGCATCAGCCATCGCGACACCCCCGACGACCTCGTGCGCAAGGGCCGCGACATCGAACGCCGGGTGCTGGCGCGGGCGATCCGCTATCACCTCGAGGACCGCGTCATCCTCAACGGGCGCAAGACCGTGGTGTTCATGGATTGATGACGCTGGCCGTCAGCGGCCCGGGGCGGTCGCCTGCGCGTTGGCATTCGACTGCGTCTCCTTGTCGCGCTCGGCCGCCGGCATCTGCCGCTGCCGCTCGCGCTCCTGCATGAAACGGTCATACTCCGCGGTGCCGGGCCGCGGCGGGGCATTGGCCGGCAGGCCGCCGGCCCATTGCGGGATAATGTCGCCCATGCCGGCGCCGACCTTCTCGTTGATCGACGAGCAGCCGGCCAGAGCCGGCGCAGCCAAGGCCAGCACGGTCATCGCGGCAAGCAATCTCGCGCGAATTGCAGTCCTGGCCGGCATGGAGGGGTGACCTTTCATCGTCGCAGTCGCGACTCTAACGACTTGCCATCAATTGGTAAAATTTGGCCGTTCGAAGTCGGAGTATTATAATACCTATAAAAAGTTCATGGCCCGTTCCGGAAACCGACCGTCCACGCACTGCCTCATGATCGCCATTGACAATATCGTGCCGAGTCCGCAGCGATGCGCGCGCGATATCGTGAACGACATCGCCCAGGTGAGACAACTGAGACAACAATGGCCGGGGGCTGCGGTCCTGATCCGACCAGGGAGGTAGTTTCAATGTTCGTGCGAAACAAGACACTGACGCTGGCTGCCAGCGCGGCTTTGGCCGCGGCTGCGATCGCGTCCGGTGCGGCGCGGGCCGACGACGTGTTCAAGATCGGCCTGATCGTGCCGATGACCGGCGGCCAGGCGTCGACCGGCAAGCAGATCGACAACGCGATCAAGCTCTACATGCAGCAGAACGGCGACACCGTTGCCGGCAAGAAGATCCAGGTCATTCTCAAGGATGACGCCGCGCTGCCCGACAACACCAAGCGGCTGGCGCAGGAACTGATCGTCAACGACAAGGTCAACGTCATCGCCGGCTTCGGCGTGACGCCGGCGGCGTTCGCGGCCGCGCCGCTCGCCACCCAGGGCAAGGTCCCGGAAGTGGTGATGGCCGCGGGCACCTCTGTTATCACCGAGAAGTCGCCCTACATCGTCCGCACCAGCTTCACCCTGCCGCAGTCCTCCACCATCATCGGCGACTGGGCGGTCAAGAACGGCATCAAGAAGGTCGCGACCCTGACCTCGGACTACGCGCCGGGCAATGATGCGCTGGCCTCCTTCAAGGAGCGCTTCACCGCCGGTGGCGGCGAGATCGTCGAGGAAGTGAAGGTCCCCCTGGCCAATCCGGACTTCGCGCCGTTCCTGCAGCGCATGAAGGATGCCAAGCCGGACGCGATGTTCGTGTTCGTGCCGGCCGGCCAGGGCGGCAACTTCATGAAGCAGTATGCCGAGCGCGGGCTCGACAAGAGCGGCATCAAGGTGATCGGACCGGGTGACGTGACCGACGACGACCTGCTCAACGACATGGGCGATGCGGTGCTCGGTACGGTGACCGCGCACATCTATTCGGCCGCGCATCCGTCCGCCAAGAACAAGGAGTTCGTGGCGGCCTACAAGAAGGCGTTCAACAGCCGCCCGGGCTTCATGGCGGTCGGCGGCTATGACGGCATCCATCTGATCTACGAGGCCCTGAAGAAGAGCGACGGCAAGACCGACGGCGATTCGCTGCTGGCGGCGATGAAGGGCATGGCCTGGGAGAGCCCGCGCGGCCCGATCTCGATCGATCCGGAGACGCGCGACATCGTCCAGAACGTCTACATCCGCAAGGTCGAGAAGGTCGACGGCGAGCTCTATAACGTCGAGTTCCAGACCTTCGAGGCCGTCAAGGATCCGGGCAAGGCGAAGAAGTGACGCCGTAGGCGTCATCGGGAGCGCATAGATGGTGCGCTCCCTCCCCCGCGTGCGGGGGAGGGCTGGGGTGGGGGCGCCCCACGGCGCACTGTTTGTGAGGAGAGACTTTCCCCCACCCGCATCGCATCTTCGATGCGATGCGACCTCCCCCGCAGGCGGGGGAGGTGCAGACCGAGCCAAGCGTCACATGCGTGCCCTTCGGAAGAAGGGATGAGACCGGGGACCGAACCTAGACTGCCATGACCGCCATCCTTACCAACCTGTTCGACGGTGTTGCCTACGGCATGCTGCTGTTCGTGCTGGCCTGCGGGCTCGCCGTGACGCTCGGCCTGATGAACTTCGTCAATCTCGCCCACGGCGCCTTCGCCATGACCGGCGGCTACGTCTGTGCCGTTCTGGCCAATCAGCTGGGCTGGCCGTTCTTTGCCGCGCTGCCGTTCGCCTTCATCGTCAGCGCGGTGATCGGCGCGGCGCTGGAGCGGACGCTGTACCAGCATCTCTATGCGCGCAGCCATCTCGATCAGGTGCTGTTCTCGATCGGGCTTGTGTTCATGTCGGTGGCCGCGGCCGACTACGTCATGGGCTCGTCGCGGCTCTTCATCAAGCTGCCGGCGGCGCTGCAGGGGCAGTTCGATGTGTTCGGTGTCGGCATCGGCCGCTACCGGCTGATGATCATCGTCATTTGCGGCCTGCTCACGGTGGGGCTGCAGCTCGTTCTGTCCAAGACCCGGTTCGGCAGCCGGCTGCGCGCGGCGGTCGATGATCCCAGGGCGGCCAGCGGGCTCGGCATCAACGTGCCGCAGGTGTTCGCCTTCACCTTCGCGTTCGGCTGCGGACTGGCCGGACTGGGCGGCGCGCTCAGCGCCGAGATCCTCGGCCTCGATCCGTATTTCCCTCTCAAGTTCATGATCTACTTCCTGATCGTGGTCACGGTCGGCGGTTCGTCTTCGATCACCGGTCCGTTCCTGGCCTCGCTGCTGCTCGGCATCGGCGACGTCGCCGGCAAATACTACGTGCCGAAGCTCGGGCCGTTCGTCATCTACACCATCATGATCGTGATCCTGATCTGGCGCCCGAACGGCCTGTTCGGCCGCACGGCGACGCGGTGAGGATCGCATGACAACGAATGCACAATCCGACGTCGGCTTCCACGCCAGGCAGCATGGCCGCTGGCATTGGAGCGAGTTCGCCTTCTGGATCGTCGTGCTGGCGGTCGGACTCGCCTTTCCCTCGCGCTACCTGATCATGACCGAGATCCTGCGGCTCGCGCTGTTCGCGATGTCGCTCGATCTCATCCTCGGCTATGCCGGCATCGTCTCGCTGGGGCACGCCGCCTTCTTCGGCGTCGGTGCCTACTGCGCCGGACTGCTGTCGGTCCACGGCATCATCAACGAGCCGGTGCTGGCGCTGATCGTGGCCGGCCTTGCCGCTACGGTGCTCGGCTTCGCCACCAGCTTCCTGGTGATCCGCGGCGTCGACCTGACGCGGCTGATGGTGACACTCGGCATTGCGCTCTTGATGGAAGCGCTGGCGGAGCGCTTCTCCAACATCACCGGCGGCACCGACGGCCTGCAGGGCATCGACATCCAGCCGATCTTCGGCCTGTTCGCCTTCGACATGTTCGGCAAGACCGGCTTCTTCTATTCGCTCGCGGTGCTGTTCGTGCTGTTCCTGCTGGCGCGGCGGATCGTGCATTCGCCGTTCGGCCTGTCGCTGCGCGCGATCAAGAACAATCCGCTGCGCGCGGCCGCGGTCGGCATTCCCGTCAACCGGCGCCTGATCGCGATCTACACGGTCGCGGCGTTCTATGCCGGCATTGCGGGAGCATTGTTCACGCAGACCACGGCGCTGGCCTCGCTCGACGTGTTCTCGTTCGAGCGCTCCGCCGACCTCGTTCTGATGCTCGTGATCGGCGGCTCCGGCTATCTCTATGGCGGGCTGATCGGCGCCGCCGTGTTCCGGATGCTGCAGGAGCTGTTCCAGTGGATCACCCCGCAATACTGGATGTTCTGGATCGGCCTCGTGCTGGTCGTGATCGTCATGGTCGGCCGCCACCGCATCCATGCCTATGCGCTGTGGCTGCCCAACCTCATTCTCCGGCAGATCGCCGGCCGCAAGGCCGCGGTGGCCCTGACCGATAACGAGGCGCCATGAGCTACGCGCTCGAAACCCGCGGGCTGGACAAGCATTTCGGCGGTCTTCATGTGACGCGCGACCTGTCGCTGAAGATCGCGCCCGGTGCGCGGCACGCGCTGATCGGTCCGAACGGCGCCGGCAAGACCACCGTCATCAATCAGCTCACCGGCGTGCTGGAGCCGAGCGCGGGACGAATCCTGCTCGAAGGCCAGGACATCACCGATCTCCCCGTGCACAAGCGCGTGCTGCGCGGCCTGTCGCGCACCTTCCAGATCAACCAGCTCTACCCGGACCTGACGCCGCTCGAGACCATCGGGCTCGCGGTGTCCGAGCGGCTCGGCGGCGGTGGCAATTGGTGGCGGCGCATGGGCACGCGCGACGACATCAATGCCGAGATCGCCGAGACCTTGGAGCGCTTCCGGCTGCTCGACGTGATGAACGATCCGACCTCGACCTTGCCCTATGGCAAGCAGCGCCTGCTCGAGATCGCCGTCGCCATCGCCGCCAAGCCCCGCGTGCTGCTGCTCGACGAGCCGGCCGCCGGCGTGCCGGAGGGCGAGCGCAAGGACATTCTCGCCGCCGTCGCCGCGTTGCCGCGTGACGTGACGGTGCTGCTGATCGAGCACGACATGGACCTCGTCTTCTCCTTTGCCGACCGCATCTCGGTTCTCGTTTCGGGGGCTCTGCTGGTCGAGGGCGCTCCCGACGAGGTCGCACGCGATCCGCAGGTCAAGGCGGTCTATCTCGGCGAGGCCGCGTGATGACGGACCTGCTCGCCATCGAGAACCTGCGTGCCGGCTATGGCCAGGCGGTCGTATTGCCGAACATGTCGCTGAAGCTGCCGGAGGGTCAGGTGCTGGCGCTGCTCGGACGTAACGG encodes:
- a CDS encoding uroporphyrinogen-III synthase, which encodes MADRLTGNRILILETREEAQFSRLLAEQGADVLQCPMFTIQDAPDPGPIEAWIRRFIARPCDDLVLMTGEGLRRLMTVVRRIGVEADFISALGKARKFTRGPKPGRALRELGLEPQVTTEKPTSEGVAELLARYDLKGHRLGLQLYPDKDHAALIGAITAGSAEVDPVLPYVYDAKAADTNILTAIDEMIAGKVDAIALTSSGQPRRLFDVAKAHGVEDRLRQGLARTPIASVGPVVTEELAVHGLAPSIIPAGEAYFMKPLISAMAVALSGKPPRTATN
- the purU gene encoding formyltetrahydrofolate deformylase → MSDHQYVLTLSCPDRPGIVSAVSTFLAHNGQNILDAQQFGDFETGHFFMRVVFTAADLAVNLPSLQTGFTAIADRFAMDWQMRDRAGQRRVMLLVSKFDHCLVDILYRWRTRDLSMIPTAIVSNHPRETYAGLDFGDIPFHHMPVTRDTKREQEQAVLKLVDDTKTDLVVLARYMQILSDEMSASLSGRCINIHHSFLPGFKGAKPYHQAYERGVKLIGATAHYVTRDLDEGPIIDQDVERISHRDTPDDLVRKGRDIERRVLARAIRYHLEDRVILNGRKTVVFMD
- a CDS encoding ABC transporter substrate-binding protein gives rise to the protein MFVRNKTLTLAASAALAAAAIASGAARADDVFKIGLIVPMTGGQASTGKQIDNAIKLYMQQNGDTVAGKKIQVILKDDAALPDNTKRLAQELIVNDKVNVIAGFGVTPAAFAAAPLATQGKVPEVVMAAGTSVITEKSPYIVRTSFTLPQSSTIIGDWAVKNGIKKVATLTSDYAPGNDALASFKERFTAGGGEIVEEVKVPLANPDFAPFLQRMKDAKPDAMFVFVPAGQGGNFMKQYAERGLDKSGIKVIGPGDVTDDDLLNDMGDAVLGTVTAHIYSAAHPSAKNKEFVAAYKKAFNSRPGFMAVGGYDGIHLIYEALKKSDGKTDGDSLLAAMKGMAWESPRGPISIDPETRDIVQNVYIRKVEKVDGELYNVEFQTFEAVKDPGKAKK
- a CDS encoding branched-chain amino acid ABC transporter permease, whose amino-acid sequence is MTAILTNLFDGVAYGMLLFVLACGLAVTLGLMNFVNLAHGAFAMTGGYVCAVLANQLGWPFFAALPFAFIVSAVIGAALERTLYQHLYARSHLDQVLFSIGLVFMSVAAADYVMGSSRLFIKLPAALQGQFDVFGVGIGRYRLMIIVICGLLTVGLQLVLSKTRFGSRLRAAVDDPRAASGLGINVPQVFAFTFAFGCGLAGLGGALSAEILGLDPYFPLKFMIYFLIVVTVGGSSSITGPFLASLLLGIGDVAGKYYVPKLGPFVIYTIMIVILIWRPNGLFGRTATR
- a CDS encoding branched-chain amino acid ABC transporter permease, coding for MTTNAQSDVGFHARQHGRWHWSEFAFWIVVLAVGLAFPSRYLIMTEILRLALFAMSLDLILGYAGIVSLGHAAFFGVGAYCAGLLSVHGIINEPVLALIVAGLAATVLGFATSFLVIRGVDLTRLMVTLGIALLMEALAERFSNITGGTDGLQGIDIQPIFGLFAFDMFGKTGFFYSLAVLFVLFLLARRIVHSPFGLSLRAIKNNPLRAAAVGIPVNRRLIAIYTVAAFYAGIAGALFTQTTALASLDVFSFERSADLVLMLVIGGSGYLYGGLIGAAVFRMLQELFQWITPQYWMFWIGLVLVVIVMVGRHRIHAYALWLPNLILRQIAGRKAAVALTDNEAP
- a CDS encoding ABC transporter ATP-binding protein, whose product is MSYALETRGLDKHFGGLHVTRDLSLKIAPGARHALIGPNGAGKTTVINQLTGVLEPSAGRILLEGQDITDLPVHKRVLRGLSRTFQINQLYPDLTPLETIGLAVSERLGGGGNWWRRMGTRDDINAEIAETLERFRLLDVMNDPTSTLPYGKQRLLEIAVAIAAKPRVLLLDEPAAGVPEGERKDILAAVAALPRDVTVLLIEHDMDLVFSFADRISVLVSGALLVEGAPDEVARDPQVKAVYLGEAA